One region of Azoarcus sp. CIB genomic DNA includes:
- the napG gene encoding ferredoxin-type protein NapG, with product MGDMQDKPVGQGGPSPRRRFLREAAGVAGGACLLSLGVGLYAKQASALPAVALRPPGALAESDFLAACVRCGLCVRDCPYDTLKLAELGDGVATGTPYFAARQIPCEMCEDIPCVVACPTGALDRSLTDIGKARMGLAVLIDHETCLNFLGLRCDVCYRVCPVIDKAITLERQHNPRSDRHAMLLPTVHSDYCTGCGKCEKSCVLPGEAAIKVLPVKLAQGSKAEHYRKGWEEKEAAGQSLIGEQIELPVRGLEGKSYGDTRVLPGQGPAPAPATPAPPGSGLDSGWKP from the coding sequence ATGGGTGACATGCAGGACAAGCCGGTCGGCCAGGGAGGCCCCTCGCCCCGCCGCCGCTTCCTCCGGGAAGCGGCGGGGGTCGCGGGCGGCGCCTGCCTGCTGTCGCTCGGCGTCGGCCTGTACGCGAAGCAGGCCAGCGCTCTGCCCGCGGTCGCCCTGCGCCCGCCCGGCGCGCTCGCGGAAAGCGATTTCCTCGCCGCCTGCGTGCGCTGCGGCCTGTGCGTGCGCGACTGTCCCTACGACACGCTCAAGCTCGCAGAGCTCGGCGACGGCGTCGCGACCGGCACCCCGTACTTCGCCGCACGCCAGATCCCGTGCGAGATGTGCGAGGACATCCCGTGCGTCGTGGCGTGCCCGACCGGTGCGCTCGACCGCAGCCTCACCGACATCGGCAAGGCCCGCATGGGCCTCGCGGTGCTGATCGATCACGAGACCTGCCTCAACTTCCTCGGCCTGCGCTGCGACGTCTGCTATCGCGTGTGTCCGGTCATCGACAAGGCGATCACGCTGGAGCGTCAGCACAATCCCCGCTCCGACCGCCACGCGATGCTGCTGCCCACCGTGCACTCGGATTACTGCACCGGCTGCGGCAAATGCGAGAAATCCTGCGTGCTGCCGGGCGAAGCCGCGATCAAGGTGTTGCCGGTGAAACTCGCGCAGGGCTCGAAGGCCGAGCACTACCGCAAGGGCTGGGAAGAGAAGGAAGCCGCCGGCCAGTCGCTGATCGGCGAGCAGATCGAGCTGCCCGTGCGCGGCCTCGAAGGCAAGTCCTACGGCGACACGCGTGTACTGCCCGGACAGGGCCCGGCCCCCGCGCCCGCCACGCCCGCCCCGCCGGGGAGCGGCCTCGACTCCGGGTGGAAGCCATGA
- a CDS encoding chaperone NapD: protein MKIASLVVRVSPEHIDALKDALLRIPGVELHGASAELGRVIVTVEDGEGYAMTDSLLAVNLAPHVLGVTLAYEYTDEGLEHELEHPEPIPGLPLAADRIGSAQDKEA from the coding sequence ATGAAGATCGCAAGTCTCGTCGTTCGGGTCAGCCCGGAGCACATCGACGCCCTGAAGGACGCGCTGCTGAGGATTCCCGGCGTCGAGCTGCACGGCGCCAGTGCCGAACTCGGGCGCGTCATCGTCACCGTCGAGGATGGCGAGGGCTACGCGATGACCGACTCCCTGCTGGCCGTCAACCTCGCCCCGCACGTGCTCGGCGTGACGCTGGCCTACGAATACACGGATGAAGGTTTGGAACACGAATTGGAACACCCGGAACCGATCCCGGGCCTGCCGCTCGCGGCGGACCGAATCGGCAGCGCTCAGGACAAGGAGGCTTGA
- the napA gene encoding nitrate reductase catalytic subunit NapA codes for MTMDRREFIKTNAIAAAAATAGIGIPVVAEAQAQPAGSASTKVRWDKAACRFCGVGCSVLVGVQNGRVVATQGDPDSPVNRGINCIKGYFLSKIMYGNDRLTKPLLRMKGGKYDKNGEFAPVSWDQAFDIMAEKWKAAIKQHGNDSVGMFGSGQWTIWEGYAAAKLHKAGLRSNNLDPNARHCMASAVAGFMRTFGIDEPMGCYDDIENADGFVLWGSNMAEMHPILWSRITDRRLSKEGSEVHVLSTFEHRSFELADNGMIFVPNTDLAILNYICNYIIQNKKVNTEFVKTRVNFKKGETDIGFGLRPNHALEANATNNGYPGADGKPKGNTGAATDISFEEFAKFVSEYTAEKVSKLSGVPVDRLERMAKLYADPNKKVMSFWTMGFNQHTRGTWVNNMIYNVHLLTGKISEPGNSPFSLTGQPSACGTAREVGTFSHRLPADMVVTNPMHRAITEKIWQLPDGTIPEKIGYHAVAQSRALKDGKLKCYWTSTTNNMQAGPNINGEIYPGWRNPETFIVVSDCYPTVSALSADLILPAAMWAEKEGAFGNAERRTQFWRQQVAPPGQAKSDLWQLLEFSKRFKVEDVWPAELIAKKPEYKGKTLFDILYKNGTVNKFPLADVEKTNSHAIPGYMNDESKELGFYLQKGLFEEYAQFGRGHGHDLADFAVYHKARGLRWPVVEGKETLWRFREGYDPYVKTGEGVKFYGHKDGKAVIFALPYQDPPEMPDKDYDMWLCTGRVLEHWHTGTMTRRVPELHRSVPEAQIFMHPDDATKRGLQRGMMVKVVSRRGEITARLETRGRNKPPVGLIFIPFFDEGRLVNKLTLDATCPISKETDFKKCAVKVLKV; via the coding sequence ATGACCATGGATAGACGCGAATTCATCAAGACCAATGCCATCGCGGCCGCCGCGGCGACCGCCGGCATCGGCATTCCGGTGGTGGCCGAGGCGCAGGCCCAGCCCGCCGGCTCCGCCTCCACGAAGGTGCGCTGGGACAAGGCCGCCTGCCGCTTCTGCGGCGTCGGCTGCTCGGTGCTCGTCGGCGTGCAGAACGGCCGCGTCGTCGCCACCCAGGGCGACCCCGATTCGCCCGTGAACCGCGGAATCAACTGCATCAAGGGCTATTTCCTGTCGAAGATCATGTACGGCAACGACCGGCTCACCAAGCCCCTGCTGCGCATGAAGGGCGGCAAGTACGACAAGAACGGCGAGTTCGCCCCGGTCAGCTGGGACCAGGCCTTCGACATCATGGCCGAGAAATGGAAGGCCGCGATCAAGCAGCACGGCAACGATTCCGTCGGCATGTTCGGCTCGGGTCAATGGACCATCTGGGAAGGCTACGCCGCGGCCAAGCTGCACAAGGCCGGCCTGCGCAGCAACAACCTCGACCCCAACGCGCGCCACTGCATGGCCTCCGCGGTCGCGGGCTTCATGCGCACCTTCGGCATCGACGAGCCAATGGGCTGCTACGACGACATCGAGAACGCCGACGGCTTCGTGCTGTGGGGCTCGAACATGGCGGAAATGCACCCCATCCTGTGGTCGCGTATCACCGACCGCCGCCTGTCCAAGGAAGGCAGCGAGGTGCACGTGCTGTCGACCTTCGAGCATCGCTCCTTCGAGCTCGCCGACAACGGCATGATCTTCGTGCCGAACACCGATCTGGCGATCCTGAACTACATCTGCAACTACATCATCCAGAACAAGAAAGTTAACACCGAGTTCGTCAAGACGCGGGTCAACTTCAAGAAGGGCGAAACCGACATCGGTTTCGGCCTGCGCCCCAACCACGCCCTCGAAGCCAACGCCACCAACAACGGCTATCCCGGCGCCGACGGCAAGCCCAAGGGCAACACCGGTGCGGCGACCGACATCAGCTTCGAGGAGTTCGCCAAGTTCGTGTCCGAGTACACGGCCGAGAAGGTGTCGAAGCTCTCCGGCGTCCCCGTCGATCGCCTCGAGCGCATGGCCAAGCTCTACGCCGACCCGAACAAGAAGGTCATGTCCTTCTGGACCATGGGCTTCAATCAGCACACCCGTGGCACGTGGGTGAACAACATGATCTACAACGTGCACCTGCTGACGGGCAAGATCTCCGAGCCCGGCAACAGCCCGTTCTCGCTCACCGGCCAGCCCTCCGCCTGCGGCACCGCGCGCGAGGTCGGCACCTTCTCGCACCGCCTGCCGGCCGACATGGTCGTCACCAACCCGATGCACCGTGCGATCACCGAGAAGATCTGGCAGCTGCCCGACGGCACCATCCCCGAGAAGATCGGCTACCACGCCGTCGCGCAGAGCCGCGCGCTCAAGGACGGCAAGCTCAAGTGCTACTGGACCAGCACGACCAACAACATGCAGGCCGGTCCGAACATCAACGGCGAGATCTACCCCGGCTGGCGCAACCCCGAGACCTTCATCGTCGTGTCGGACTGCTATCCGACCGTGTCCGCGCTGTCGGCCGACCTGATCCTGCCCGCTGCGATGTGGGCAGAGAAGGAAGGCGCCTTCGGCAACGCCGAACGCCGCACCCAGTTCTGGCGCCAGCAGGTGGCGCCCCCGGGCCAGGCCAAGTCCGACCTGTGGCAGCTCCTCGAATTCTCCAAGCGCTTCAAGGTCGAGGACGTGTGGCCCGCCGAGCTCATCGCCAAGAAGCCCGAGTACAAGGGCAAGACCCTGTTCGACATCCTCTACAAGAACGGCACGGTCAACAAATTCCCGCTCGCCGACGTCGAGAAGACGAACTCGCACGCGATCCCCGGCTACATGAACGACGAGTCGAAGGAGCTCGGCTTCTACCTGCAGAAGGGCCTGTTCGAGGAATACGCCCAGTTCGGCCGCGGCCACGGCCACGACCTCGCCGACTTTGCCGTATACCACAAGGCGCGCGGCCTCCGCTGGCCGGTCGTCGAAGGCAAGGAAACCCTGTGGCGCTTCCGCGAAGGCTACGACCCCTACGTCAAGACCGGCGAGGGCGTGAAGTTCTACGGCCACAAGGACGGCAAGGCGGTCATCTTCGCGCTGCCCTACCAGGATCCGCCGGAAATGCCGGACAAGGACTACGACATGTGGTTGTGCACGGGCCGTGTGCTCGAGCACTGGCACACGGGCACCATGACGCGCCGCGTGCCCGAGCTGCACCGCTCGGTGCCCGAAGCCCAGATCTTCATGCACCCGGACGACGCCACCAAGCGCGGCCTGCAGCGCGGCATGATGGTCAAGGTCGTCTCGCGTCGCGGCGAGATCACCGCACGCCTGGAAACCCGCGGCCGCAACAAGCCGCCCGTCGGTCTCATCTTCATTCCGTTCTTCGACGAAGGGCGCCTGGTGAACAAGCTCACGCTCGATGCCACCTGCCCGATCTCGAAGGAAACGGACTTCAAGAAGTGCGCCGTCAAGGTGCTCAAGGTCTGA
- a CDS encoding LysE family translocator has translation MFDLPLMTYVVTMSVTPGPNNLMLAASGVNFGFRRTLPHMLGVSVGHGVQVVLVASLLAWIMVWLEALRVPLVIAGCAYLLWLAWRQARAGEPASRGQARPLGFFGAALFQWVNPKAWMMVLNVAILFLPRGSGWQTAAELAWWCAVVNLPCIALWALAGDRMGVFLQSPVALRAFNWAMAALLGATAAWILIDELVSK, from the coding sequence ATGTTCGATCTGCCCCTGATGACCTACGTGGTCACGATGTCCGTCACGCCCGGACCGAACAACCTCATGCTCGCGGCGAGCGGCGTCAATTTCGGCTTCCGCCGCACGCTGCCGCACATGCTCGGCGTCAGCGTCGGGCACGGCGTGCAGGTCGTGCTGGTCGCGAGCCTGCTGGCGTGGATCATGGTGTGGCTCGAAGCGCTGCGGGTGCCGCTCGTGATCGCCGGCTGCGCTTACCTGCTGTGGCTCGCGTGGCGCCAGGCGCGCGCCGGGGAGCCGGCCTCGCGCGGCCAGGCCCGTCCGTTGGGCTTCTTCGGCGCCGCGCTGTTCCAGTGGGTCAACCCCAAGGCGTGGATGATGGTGCTCAACGTTGCGATCCTGTTCCTGCCGCGCGGCAGCGGCTGGCAGACGGCGGCGGAGCTCGCGTGGTGGTGCGCCGTCGTGAACCTGCCGTGCATCGCGCTGTGGGCGCTCGCGGGCGACCGCATGGGCGTCTTCCTGCAGAGCCCCGTCGCGCTGCGTGCGTTCAATTGGGCGATGGCCGCCCTGCTCGGGGCGACCGCGGCCTGGATCCTGATCGACGAACTGGTGTCGAAGTGA
- a CDS encoding exonuclease domain-containing protein has protein sequence MSLPDSLVLIDVETTGANPLRDRVTEIAVLRIERGELVERWETLVNPECPIPPLIQRLVGITDAMVADAPTFAAVADEVRARLGGAVFVAHNARFDYGFIRSEFARIDQTFDAPVLCTVKLSRALYPEHHRHGLDALIERHGFTCGARHRAMGDTEVLWQFARLVTDSFAPEVLARAVERAMKRPARVVELPEGVLEGLPESPGLYYLYGDNDQLLYLGRSACLRARVMEHFSPGVKGKDAELAQRVRRVDWEESAGELTVTLREAELLRRRCPQYNRAAGGADVFGLQYVPGRKRPPILQRVPLADSDPAAWGDVHGTFRTKKEADNLLRELAQAYQLCLRRLGLEGGNDGPCSAHLAKRCAGVCVGKESAAAHDERLLGALGAVKLRPWPWAGAVIVAERCPHSGSEAWHVFDRWCLLGSADSAQALDALRAELPARRFDLDIYRILVRWLAADGNRDRVTPLAA, from the coding sequence GTGTCGCTGCCTGACTCACTGGTCCTGATCGACGTCGAAACCACCGGCGCGAATCCGCTGCGCGACCGCGTGACGGAGATCGCCGTGCTGCGCATCGAGCGCGGCGAGCTGGTCGAGCGCTGGGAAACCCTCGTCAATCCCGAATGCCCGATTCCGCCGCTGATCCAGCGGCTGGTCGGCATCACCGATGCGATGGTGGCCGATGCGCCGACCTTCGCGGCCGTCGCCGACGAGGTGCGCGCCCGTCTCGGCGGCGCGGTGTTCGTCGCGCACAACGCGCGCTTCGACTACGGCTTCATCCGCAGCGAATTCGCGCGCATCGATCAGACCTTCGATGCGCCGGTGCTATGCACCGTGAAGCTGTCGCGCGCGCTGTACCCCGAGCATCACCGCCACGGCCTCGACGCCCTGATCGAGCGCCACGGCTTCACCTGCGGCGCGCGCCACCGCGCGATGGGTGACACCGAGGTGCTGTGGCAGTTCGCCCGGCTCGTGACCGACTCCTTCGCGCCCGAGGTGCTCGCACGCGCCGTCGAGCGCGCGATGAAGCGGCCCGCGCGCGTGGTCGAGCTGCCCGAGGGCGTGCTCGAAGGCCTGCCCGAGTCGCCCGGCCTGTATTACCTCTACGGCGACAACGACCAGCTGCTCTACCTCGGGCGCAGCGCCTGCCTGCGCGCGCGCGTCATGGAACACTTCTCGCCCGGCGTGAAGGGCAAGGATGCGGAGCTTGCGCAGCGTGTGCGCCGCGTCGACTGGGAGGAGAGCGCCGGCGAACTGACCGTGACGCTGCGCGAGGCGGAGCTCCTGCGCCGCCGCTGCCCGCAGTACAACCGCGCCGCGGGCGGCGCGGACGTGTTCGGCCTGCAATACGTGCCGGGACGCAAGCGCCCGCCCATACTGCAACGCGTTCCGCTCGCCGACAGCGATCCGGCGGCATGGGGCGACGTGCACGGCACTTTCCGCACGAAGAAGGAAGCCGACAATCTGCTGCGCGAACTCGCGCAAGCCTATCAGTTGTGCCTGCGGCGCCTGGGGCTGGAAGGGGGCAACGACGGGCCCTGTTCGGCGCATCTGGCGAAACGCTGCGCCGGTGTGTGTGTCGGCAAGGAAAGCGCCGCGGCGCACGACGAGCGCCTGCTCGGCGCGCTCGGGGCGGTGAAGCTGCGCCCCTGGCCGTGGGCGGGCGCGGTGATCGTCGCGGAGCGCTGTCCGCACAGCGGCAGCGAGGCCTGGCACGTGTTCGACCGCTGGTGCCTGCTGGGCTCCGCCGACAGTGCGCAGGCGCTGGACGCCTTGCGCGCCGAGCTGCCTGCCCGCCGCTTCGATCTGGACATCTACCGCATTCTGGTGCGCTGGCTTGCCGCGGACGGCAACCGCGACCGCGTGACGCCGCTCGCCGCCTGA
- a CDS encoding Crp/Fnr family transcriptional regulator produces MNTIQVQTVQILARIDPFDRLDTAALGRLAHGVRSQRASRGEMLMHRGAEPGGMYLVLEGEIKLFLISSAGAEKVVRLAGPVDTFYEENIFSDSCQSLAAQATRNSIVLHIQRSVLQAAMAAQPAFAMALMARLSERMRELVDGMEQCTQRSSTQRVAHYLVQHADSDDGEVHLPCDKQTIASQLNLTPETFSRVLNRLRRDGFIVPRGRRAITLTNRLQLELIAA; encoded by the coding sequence ATGAACACGATCCAGGTCCAGACGGTTCAGATCCTCGCCCGCATCGATCCCTTCGATCGACTCGATACCGCCGCGCTTGGGCGACTCGCCCACGGCGTGCGCTCGCAGCGGGCATCGCGCGGCGAGATGCTGATGCATCGCGGCGCGGAGCCCGGCGGCATGTACCTCGTGCTCGAAGGCGAAATCAAATTATTCCTGATCTCCAGCGCGGGAGCGGAAAAGGTCGTGCGGCTCGCCGGGCCGGTCGACACCTTCTACGAAGAGAACATCTTCAGCGACAGCTGTCAGAGCCTCGCGGCACAGGCCACGCGCAACAGTATCGTGCTGCACATCCAGCGCAGCGTGCTGCAGGCGGCAATGGCGGCGCAGCCGGCCTTCGCGATGGCGCTGATGGCGCGGCTTTCGGAACGCATGCGCGAACTGGTCGACGGGATGGAGCAATGCACGCAGCGCAGCAGCACGCAGCGCGTCGCGCACTATCTCGTGCAACATGCCGACAGCGACGACGGCGAGGTGCATCTTCCATGCGACAAGCAAACGATCGCGTCGCAACTCAACCTGACGCCGGAAACCTTCTCGCGCGTACTCAACCGGCTGCGGCGCGACGGTTTCATCGTCCCGCGCGGACGCCGCGCGATCACTCTCACCAACCGCCTGCAGCTCGAGCTCATCGCCGCCTGA
- the narL gene encoding two-component system response regulator NarL, with product MSEIPQRIIIVDDHPLFRKGLIQLLRTVPGFDLVAEAADGKEGIRQILHLRPDLLLLDLNMKEMSGLEVLRFVKQADLDTRVVMVTVSDAADDLVAALRAGADGYLLKDMEPEEMVEALRTAAAGRIVVSDALTHLLAAALRDEKRPESASAAGLTEREQGILDCIAGGLSNKQIARELNIAEGTVKVHVKHLLRKLNFRSRVEAAVWAVEHTRSER from the coding sequence ATGAGCGAAATTCCGCAACGCATCATCATCGTCGACGACCACCCGTTGTTCCGCAAGGGGCTGATCCAGCTGCTGCGCACCGTCCCCGGATTCGACCTCGTAGCCGAAGCCGCGGACGGCAAGGAAGGCATCCGCCAGATCCTGCACCTGCGCCCCGACCTGCTGCTGCTCGACCTCAACATGAAGGAGATGTCCGGACTCGAAGTGCTGCGCTTCGTGAAGCAGGCCGATCTCGACACTCGTGTCGTGATGGTCACCGTCTCGGACGCCGCCGACGACCTCGTCGCCGCGCTGCGCGCCGGAGCGGACGGTTACCTGCTCAAGGACATGGAACCGGAGGAGATGGTGGAGGCGCTGCGCACGGCCGCTGCCGGGCGCATCGTCGTCTCCGACGCGCTCACGCACCTGTTGGCGGCCGCCCTGCGTGACGAAAAACGCCCCGAGAGCGCGTCGGCGGCCGGACTCACCGAGCGCGAGCAGGGCATCCTCGATTGCATCGCGGGCGGCCTGTCGAACAAGCAGATCGCGCGCGAACTCAACATCGCCGAAGGCACCGTAAAGGTGCACGTCAAGCACCTGTTGCGCAAGCTCAACTTCCGTTCGCGCGTGGAGGCGGCCGTCTGGGCCGTCGAGCACACGCGCAGCGAACGTTGA
- a CDS encoding ATP-binding protein — translation MNPAAAQSGHGLRGLVLRMWRMIVGRAVLLLLLLAFFAVAVIGVVGIGVSVVVVESVQGSASAVNVAGSLRRLIHRAGGLAVARGMGAADQAAVRDAVAQFDAALDSPVIASVLERQPSGVFASIFRGVEAGWMARIRPRLLQTPDTRPEDPLAKEHYRALLADVDAFAEEINTLVAVLEHEAESRIEQLRTMLGAALALLVFVIVAALVVLRRRVLAPLTDLRSCAARIAQGDFEARSRHTGRDELGRVGEAFNAMAGELSVAYRELEARVEKKTADLTRSNRALELLYYVIARLYHAPASSETYSETLEDLEQTLGLRGSFICIEPKHGGPAAAIASTMGECAERLSGGGNCARCSGRTAPWSYHREGEVDVLLVPLRDAERHYGMLRLALPPGKRLEEWECDLLEAVSRHMGIALGISRQSERDRLLALQEERSIIARELHDSLAQSLSFMKIQVSLLSSALAGPQAREGAATILADLREGINVAYRQLRELLATFRLRIEGDFARLLGNTVSEFALRSGLPIGLDLDLAGGHLNPNQEIHVLHIVREALSNAVRHAQATTIRVALTSAPDDEIEVVVEDDGRGVDADSPVAAQHFGLTIMAERARGLGGSFEMQDCPAGGTRIVVRFKPDPAQIRTRIPIAVEGK, via the coding sequence ATGAATCCAGCGGCCGCTCAGTCGGGGCACGGATTGCGCGGACTGGTGCTGCGCATGTGGCGCATGATCGTCGGGCGCGCCGTGCTGCTGCTTCTGTTGCTGGCGTTCTTCGCGGTCGCCGTGATCGGGGTGGTCGGCATCGGCGTGTCGGTGGTCGTCGTCGAATCCGTGCAGGGCAGCGCCAGCGCCGTGAACGTCGCCGGAAGCCTGCGCCGGCTCATTCATCGGGCGGGCGGTCTCGCGGTGGCGCGCGGGATGGGGGCGGCGGATCAGGCGGCGGTCCGCGACGCGGTCGCACAATTCGACGCGGCACTGGACAGTCCGGTCATCGCCAGCGTGCTGGAGCGCCAGCCGAGCGGCGTCTTCGCGTCGATCTTTCGCGGCGTCGAAGCCGGCTGGATGGCGCGCATCCGGCCCCGCCTGCTGCAGACTCCCGACACGCGGCCAGAAGATCCGCTCGCGAAGGAGCACTACCGCGCGCTGCTGGCGGATGTCGATGCCTTCGCCGAGGAGATCAACACGCTGGTCGCGGTGCTGGAGCACGAGGCCGAGTCGCGCATCGAGCAACTCCGCACGATGCTGGGCGCAGCACTAGCCCTGCTCGTGTTCGTCATCGTGGCGGCGCTCGTCGTGCTGCGGCGGCGCGTGCTCGCGCCGCTGACGGACCTGCGCAGCTGTGCGGCACGCATCGCCCAGGGCGACTTCGAGGCGCGCAGCCGCCACACCGGGCGCGACGAACTGGGACGGGTCGGCGAAGCCTTCAACGCGATGGCGGGCGAGCTGTCCGTCGCCTACCGCGAGCTCGAGGCCCGCGTCGAGAAGAAGACCGCGGACCTCACGCGCAGCAACCGTGCGCTCGAACTCCTGTACTACGTGATCGCGCGCCTCTACCACGCGCCCGCCAGCAGCGAGACCTATTCCGAAACGCTGGAGGACCTCGAGCAGACGCTGGGCCTCAGGGGGAGTTTCATCTGCATCGAGCCCAAGCACGGCGGGCCGGCAGCAGCGATCGCATCGACGATGGGCGAGTGCGCGGAACGCCTTTCGGGCGGCGGGAATTGCGCCCGCTGTTCGGGGCGCACGGCGCCGTGGAGCTACCACCGCGAGGGCGAAGTCGACGTGCTGTTGGTGCCGCTGCGCGATGCCGAGCGCCATTACGGCATGTTGCGCCTCGCGCTGCCGCCGGGTAAGCGCCTGGAGGAATGGGAATGCGACCTGCTCGAGGCGGTGTCGCGCCACATGGGCATCGCGCTCGGCATCTCGCGCCAGAGTGAGCGCGACCGCCTCCTCGCGCTGCAGGAAGAGCGCTCGATCATCGCCCGCGAGCTGCACGATTCGCTCGCGCAGTCGCTGTCCTTCATGAAGATCCAGGTGAGCCTGCTGTCCTCGGCGCTGGCGGGACCGCAGGCGCGCGAAGGCGCCGCGACCATCCTCGCCGATCTGCGCGAAGGCATCAACGTCGCCTACCGCCAGTTGCGCGAACTGCTGGCCACCTTCCGCCTGCGCATCGAGGGCGACTTCGCCCGCCTGCTCGGCAATACCGTATCCGAGTTCGCCCTGCGCAGCGGCTTGCCGATCGGGCTCGATCTCGATCTGGCGGGGGGCCACCTCAACCCGAACCAGGAAATCCACGTCCTGCACATCGTCCGCGAGGCCTTGTCGAATGCGGTGCGCCATGCGCAGGCGACCACCATCCGCGTCGCGCTCACGTCCGCGCCCGACGACGAGATCGAAGTCGTCGTCGAGGACGACGGCCGCGGCGTGGACGCCGACTCACCGGTCGCGGCGCAGCATTTCGGCCTTACGATCATGGCCGAGCGCGCGCGCGGTCTCGGCGGCTCGTTCGAAATGCAGGACTGCCCCGCCGGCGGCACGCGCATCGTCGTGCGCTTCAAGCCGGACCCGGCACAGATTCGCACCCGGATACCCATCGCAGTGGAAGGCAAATGA
- the napH gene encoding quinol dehydrogenase ferredoxin subunit NapH: MSTVASMPKAARPRVGADAIASKGWLGAHKWLVLRRLSQLGILALFLAGPWFGLWIVKGNLSSSLTLDVLPLTDPFLLVQSLAAGTLPYKEALIGAGIVVAFYLIVGGRVFCAWVCPMNLVTDAAAWLRRRLGLKGGKIPSGATRYWLLGLLLLAAFATGSLAWEWVNPVSMLHRGLIFGFGLAWGIVGGVFLYDLLIATRGWCGHICPMGAFYSLFGSAALVRVSAAHRSACDDCMDCFVVCPEPQVIRPALKAAGQDHPVILDRNCTNCGRCVDVCGRNVFRITTRFDRSES; the protein is encoded by the coding sequence ATGAGCACCGTCGCCTCCATGCCGAAAGCCGCGCGCCCGCGTGTCGGCGCCGACGCCATCGCCAGCAAGGGCTGGCTGGGCGCGCACAAGTGGCTCGTCCTGCGCCGCCTGTCGCAGCTCGGCATCCTTGCGCTATTCCTCGCCGGGCCGTGGTTCGGGCTGTGGATCGTCAAGGGCAACCTCTCGTCCAGCCTCACGCTCGACGTGCTGCCGCTCACCGACCCCTTCCTGCTCGTCCAGTCGCTCGCGGCCGGAACGCTCCCGTACAAGGAGGCCCTGATCGGCGCCGGCATCGTCGTCGCCTTCTACCTCATCGTCGGCGGGCGCGTGTTCTGCGCGTGGGTATGCCCGATGAACCTCGTCACCGACGCCGCCGCATGGCTGCGCCGGCGTCTCGGTCTCAAGGGCGGCAAGATCCCCTCGGGCGCCACGCGCTACTGGCTGCTCGGCCTCCTGCTCCTCGCCGCCTTCGCGACCGGCAGTCTCGCGTGGGAATGGGTCAATCCGGTATCGATGCTGCACCGTGGCCTCATCTTCGGCTTCGGCCTCGCGTGGGGCATCGTCGGCGGCGTCTTTCTCTACGACCTGCTGATCGCCACGCGCGGCTGGTGCGGCCACATCTGCCCGATGGGCGCCTTCTATAGCCTGTTCGGCAGCGCCGCGCTGGTCCGTGTCAGCGCCGCACACCGCAGCGCCTGCGATGACTGCATGGACTGCTTTGTCGTATGCCCCGAACCCCAGGTCATCCGTCCCGCCCTCAAGGCGGCCGGCCAGGACCATCCCGTCATTCTCGACCGCAACTGCACCAACTGTGGCCGCTGCGTCGATGTATGCGGCAGGAACGTTTTTCGAATCACGACCCGATTTGATAGGAGCGAGTCATGA
- the napF gene encoding ferredoxin-type protein NapF: MSTSRRGFLRGRIGSDPDMQRPPWAIADGAFEDRCTRCGDCLKACPPAILVAAPGGYPVVDFSRGECSFCGDCVAACKAEALRRADDAATPWQLRAVIGDACLARRGVECRVCGEVCSETAIRFRPSLGGVAQPLFDAGRCTGGGGCQAPCPTGAIAMKNEVEMSV, translated from the coding sequence ATGTCGACTTCACGCCGCGGTTTTCTCAGGGGCCGCATTGGTTCCGATCCCGACATGCAGCGCCCGCCCTGGGCGATTGCCGATGGCGCGTTCGAGGACCGGTGCACACGCTGCGGCGACTGTCTGAAGGCCTGTCCGCCCGCGATTCTGGTCGCTGCCCCCGGCGGCTATCCGGTTGTCGATTTCAGCCGCGGCGAATGCAGCTTCTGCGGTGACTGCGTCGCGGCCTGCAAGGCGGAAGCCCTGCGGCGGGCCGATGATGCGGCAACGCCGTGGCAGCTCAGGGCGGTGATCGGCGACGCCTGCCTCGCACGCCGCGGCGTCGAGTGCCGGGTGTGCGGCGAGGTGTGCAGCGAAACCGCGATCCGCTTCCGGCCAAGCCTCGGCGGTGTCGCGCAGCCCCTGTTCGACGCCGGGCGCTGCACCGGCGGCGGCGGCTGCCAGGCACCCTGTCCGACCGGCGCCATCGCAATGAAGAATGAAGTGGAGATGTCTGTATGA
- a CDS encoding DUF3460 family protein, translating into MAMYESEHTKFMREWLEKHPKELDEQKKGRALWWDKPQDVATQARYDESSVPVRAYYYDTHY; encoded by the coding sequence ATGGCGATGTACGAATCGGAGCACACCAAGTTCATGCGCGAGTGGCTGGAAAAGCACCCGAAGGAACTCGACGAGCAGAAGAAGGGCCGTGCCCTGTGGTGGGACAAGCCGCAGGATGTGGCGACCCAGGCGCGCTACGACGAGTCGAGCGTGCCGGTGAGGGCCTACTACTACGATACTCACTATTGA